One Ezakiella massiliensis genomic window, GGGTCAAAGTCTGACCATTTTTTGTATTCGCCTGAGAAGAATTTTTTGATTTCTTCGCTTGAAAGATCATCAACTAAATTGCAAATTGGGTTTTCTGGGTTAACAGAAATTGTAAGAGCGTCGATACCGATTTTATTTACAACCAAATTTTCAATTTCTTTTTCGCTGTCTTTTAAGTCACGAGCAAGCATACCAAAGTCTGCAGTTTTCTCTTGAATAGCTTTGATACCAGCACCTGAACCGCCAGTTGAAACGTTAACTACAACGGGCTTATCTGCAAGGCTGTCGTCGTATTCTTTCCAAGTCTTGTAATTTGCTTTGAAGTCTTCTGTGACTGCTGATACAACAGGTCCTAGTGTTGAAGAACCTGCAAATGATAATTCTCCACTTGCGTCTGATGCTTTTTCGCCTGAATCAGCAGGCTTAGTGCATCCTACGAATAAAAGTAGAGCTGCAATAATAATTGCTAATGTCTTTTTCATTAATATTTCCTCCTTAAAAAATAAAAATGTTCATTTGAGATTATAGCATTATTAATTATTTTTATCAACCCTATAAACTAAAATTAACAACAATAGCAAGATAGAATTTTCAAAAGGGGTTTTAAAATATTTAATTTATAAATTAATTTTATTAATTTTATCATTAACATTATTGACAAATATTAAAAGAGATGTTAAAATATAGTTGAGGTGATCATATGGCAAATAAAAAAATATCATCCTGTCCGGTTTGCGGAGGATCTTTAATTATCAAAGAGGTATCCTGCACAGATTGCGGTACAACTATTAAAGGCGAATTTGAAGAAGACAAGTTTTCAAAGCTTAGCCAAGAGGAAAAAGATTTTATAGAAATTTTTGTTATGAAGAGGGGCTCAATCAAGGAGATTGAAAAAGAATTGGGCATATCTTATCCAACAGTAAGGAATAAGCTCGATGGTGTAATTAAATCTCTGGGCCACGATGTAGGCAAAGAAGAGTCTAGGATAGATATCTTAAACAGGCTTAATGAAGGGGAGATTAGCCCGGAAGAAGCCACTGAACTTTTGAAAGAATATAAATAAAAGAAGGAGGTTCGTATGAGTAGAGAAAGAGAATTGATTCTAGAAATGCTAAAGGATGGCAAGATTACAAATGATGAAGCCTTAAAACTATTGGACGCCATTGGCGAAAACAAGAGTCAAGAAAAGAAAAACAAATCTTCTAACAAGGTTTTTGATGATAGCTTTGTAGACAAGGTAACAGATTCCATTTCAAAGATCGGGACCAAGACCGAAGAGGCTATAAAGAAATTAAATCTGGATAATCTATGGGAAGGCATCAGCGTAAATATAGGATCTTGCTTTGAAGATTTAAATGCCAGGACCAGGCAAGAGTATAATCATGACCTAAATGAAGACGGAGAAGTAAAAGGCATTGATGTTGAAAACATACGCGGTAGATTAGATGTAATCACAGATTTGTCCGATCAAATAAAAGTTGAAATCGACATTAAATACGACGAAAGGGACAACAAAAACAATAAAAATGATTACTATGATATTTACCTTGAAGGAGATACTCTAAAGGTTAAACCAAAGTTTAAAAAATACAAAGCCGACTCCTACATTTCTGATATAAGATTGACCCTGCCAAAGAGGAATTTTGAAGAAATCAAATTGGAAAATGTTTCCGGCTGCATAGAGGCTGAAGGATTAAATGCGGATGAAGCAGATATTGAAGCAGTATCTGGTAAGGTGATGGTTAAAAATTCCAAGATGGACAAGGCAAATATTGAAGCTGTGTCTGGCAAAGTTGAAATAGAAAATATTTCAGGTACAAATTTAAATGCAAGCACAGTTTCCGGCAAGGTTGTGGCAGATGAAATCGACTATAAAAACGCCTACCTCGAAACAGTTTCAGGCAAAATTGAGATTGATGACATTAAAAACTCAGCTGAAAGGATCGACATTGAAGTGGTTTCTGGCAGCATTAATTTAGGCTTGGACGGAGTTGACAAGCCAGTTAAACTCATAGGTAGGAGGAAGAAGAGATCTAATTCTAGGGAATTCTTCGGCTACAGGTTTACTAGATTCGAAGAGATAGGCAATAAAATTATCGCCTACACAGATGATTATGTAAATGATGAGTCTAGTCTCATAATAAATGTAGAATCTTCCTTTGGATCTGTAAATATTGATTAATAAAAACAGATTGTAATTATGAACAGAATTAAAGCTTGAGAAAAATTAATTTGACATTGAACATTTTATATGATATGGTTAAGATGACAGGAAGAATAATAGAAATCTCGAAATTTTACAAGGGAGTGATTTTATGAAAAAGAGAATTTCTTTCCTAGCCTTACTAATGGCAATCTTGTTTGTGGTTCCTACAATGGTTCTTGCAAAAGATGCAGAAGTAATTAGCATGGAAAATGAAATTGCTAAAATTTACAACTCAAAGGCAGTTGTGACAGCACATGGTGTTGATATCAGTGTTGATTTATTTTCAAAAGCTGACTTCAATAGAATTGGCGACTTGCTTCACAGATTAGCTGCCAGAGAAGACATGAAAAACAATCTTGTTCCTATGGGTAAGGAACCAGTAGGCGACTGTTATACCAAGACAACAACTGTATCCATGGATAAATATCAAAGCCACTCTCAAAGTGTATACTATGACAACGGTGGATTTAGAGGAACACTCTATTTTGATAAATATGAAATTGAAGGGTACAACAAAATCGTCTACTATAAGGGAAGAGTTTGCAGATACTAAAATTTAACTAATAGTTAGATTATTGATTTTTATTAATTCCTGTTCAGCTGGGTCCAATTTGGACCAGCTTGGATTTTTACATTTAATATTCATTAAAAGGCCTGGGCTAACACCCAGGCTTTTGCGTTCAATAAATTATTATTATTTAAATTTTAATTTAAAACTCCGAGTCTAATTATACGAGTCTAATTATAATAGAAATTATGAAAAAATCATAGGTTAAATTTGTGGGCATTTGCTTTTTCCATATTGAGTAAAAAGTATTTTAAGTCCGCTCCATAGGCATAGGCTCCAGGGTTATTTGTGCCCACAACTCGGTGGCAGGGAATAACAAAAGGTAGGGGGTTATTTTTCATGGCAGAGCCAACAGCACGGGCTGCCTTTGGATTGTTTATTCTCATGGCCAGGTCTTTGTAAGTGACCGTCTGACCGTAGGGGACTAATAATAATTCTTTATAAACTTTTTCTCTAAAGGGAGTCGCTTTTATTTTAATCAGCAGGTCATCCAAGAGTCCCTGACCCTTAAAATAATCTGTAAATTTATTTTTGATTTCGATTTGTGCTCTATTTAAATTTTTATTTTCATTTTCACCCGTCATTTCGATTTTTATAATCTGCGAGTCTTCGCAGGTGATTTTTAAATTACCAATGGCAGTTTTTATTACAAAGTCCATCTATTAACCCCTCCTAATGTAAGTATAGCAATTTTTAATTTGCTCTTCAACTTATAATTGATATCACTGATGGTTGATAAAGTACTAACTATTTTTGTAAAAAGTTATATTTTATTAAAAAATCCATTGACATACCCAATACTTTTTAATATAATAAAGTTATAATAAGAGCAATGGGAAAGAGAATTTTCCTTGCTAAAAACAAAAGGAGGATATATGAGTTATTTAGATTTAAGCAAATACCCAGCGGAGCCATTTAAGATTAAATCCGTTGAACCAGTTAAGATGATTTCCAAGGAAGAAAGAATCAAAGCAATTAAGGAAGCAGGATACAACACCTTTAACTTAAAGAGTGAAGATGTTTACATCGACCTACTCACTGACTCAGGAACAAACGCCATGAGTGACAAGCAATGGGCAGGATTAATGATCGGTGACGAAGCTTATGCAGGAAGCAGAAACTGGCTCTACTTAGAAGAAACAGTTAAGGAAATCTTTGGCTTCAAGCACGTTGTGCCAACTCACCAGGGTCGTGGTGCAGAAAACTTACTCAGTCACATTGCAATTAAACCTGGCCAATATGTAGCTGGCAATATGTACTTTACAACTACTAGATTCCACCAAGAAGCTAACGGCGGAATTTTCGTAGACATAATTAAAGATGTTGCTCATGACGCTGCAGCTAATGTTCCATTTAAAGGTGACATTGACCTAGGAAAATTAGAAAATCTTATCAAGGAAAAGGGCCCAGAAAATATCGCTTACGTTTGCTTGGCTGTTACTGTTAACCTAGCTGGTGGACAACCTGTTTCCATGAAAAATATGAGAGAAGTTCATGAAATGTGCTCAAAGCATGGCATAAAAGTTTTCTTTGATGCAACAAGATGTGTCGAAAACGCCTACTACATCAAAGAACAAGAAGAAGGCTACGCAGACAAGACTATCAAAGAAATCGTTCACGAAATGTTTTCCTATTCAGACGGAGCTACAATGAGCGGTAAAAAAGACGGTATCGTAAATATCGGTGGATTCTTAGCAATTAATGATGACGAACTCTTTGGCAAGGCCAAGGAAATCGTAGTTGTATACGAAGGTATGCCTTCATACGGCGGTATGGCTGGACGCGATATGCAAGCTTTTGCTGTAGGTCTACGCGAATCACTACAATTTGAATATATCGAACACAGAATTAAACAAGTTAGATACTTGGGCGATAGATTAAAAGAAGCTGGCGTTCCAATCGTTGAACCAGTTGGTGGCCACGCAGTATTCCTAGATGCTAGACGCTTCTGCCCACATCTAGAACAAGAACAATTCCCAGCTCAATCTCTTGCTGCCAGCATTTATGTTGAAGGCGGAGTTAGATCTATGGAAAGAGGAATCGTATCAGCTGGTCGTGACAACAAGACTGGAGAAAACCACAAGCCAAAACTAGAAACAGTTAGACTTACAATTCCAAGACGTGTTTACACATACGCTCACATGGACGTTGTTGCTGACACTGTTATCCACCTATACAAACATAAACAAGATATCAAACCACTTAAATTTGTATATGAACCAGCACAGCTCAGGTTCTTCACTGCAAAATTTGATATCGACGAATAGAATTTACAAGAGGGATTTCCAGTCCCTCTTTTATTGAAAAAAACAAATCAAGGGTAAGGAAAAAAATAAAAATATTTTTTTGAAAACGCTTGACAGGTTCTTGGTATTGATGTATAATTATTTAGATAAAAATCCACCGAGGGTGGTAGAGGTCATCCTTGTGGATGGCTTTTTTAAAATCAGAATGGAGGATGCAATGCTTAAAGGAAGAAATTATATCGATCCGACAGATTTTTCTGTTGAGGAATTAGACGAGGTAATGAGTCTAGCACAAAAAATTAAAGATAAACCTGAATTATTTACCGATGTTTGCAAAGGTAAATTATTAGCTACCCTATTTTATGAGCCCAGCACGAGAACACGTTTTTCATTTGAAGCAGCCATGTTAAGACTTGGCGGTCAAGTTATTGGTTTCTCGGAGCCGGGCTCTAGTTCTGTTCAGAAGGGTGAAAGCTTACGCGACACAATAAGAACAGTTGGATGTTATTCTGATATCATCGCTATGAGACATCCAAAGGAAGGTGCTCCAAACTACGCACGCGAATATACTTAT contains:
- a CDS encoding phosphate ABC transporter substrate-binding protein: MKKTLAIIIAALLLFVGCTKPADSGEKASDASGELSFAGSSTLGPVVSAVTEDFKANYKTWKEYDDSLADKPVVVNVSTGGSGAGIKAIQEKTADFGMLARDLKDSEKEIENLVVNKIGIDALTISVNPENPICNLVDDLSSEEIKKFFSGEYKKWSDFDPSLPDEEIVVVARDLGGGAHQVFQKVIMGETPVREDVIQAPSMGALVQKVIENKNAIGYASFGVSNQNAGKLFPIKVNGVAATEETILDGSYIISRPLIIVHDGELKGEAKAFMDYLKSDNGEAILHDLGFVPVK
- a CDS encoding DUF2089 domain-containing protein encodes the protein MANKKISSCPVCGGSLIIKEVSCTDCGTTIKGEFEEDKFSKLSQEEKDFIEIFVMKRGSIKEIEKELGISYPTVRNKLDGVIKSLGHDVGKEESRIDILNRLNEGEISPEEATELLKEYK
- a CDS encoding DUF4097 family beta strand repeat-containing protein, with the protein product MSRERELILEMLKDGKITNDEALKLLDAIGENKSQEKKNKSSNKVFDDSFVDKVTDSISKIGTKTEEAIKKLNLDNLWEGISVNIGSCFEDLNARTRQEYNHDLNEDGEVKGIDVENIRGRLDVITDLSDQIKVEIDIKYDERDNKNNKNDYYDIYLEGDTLKVKPKFKKYKADSYISDIRLTLPKRNFEEIKLENVSGCIEAEGLNADEADIEAVSGKVMVKNSKMDKANIEAVSGKVEIENISGTNLNASTVSGKVVADEIDYKNAYLETVSGKIEIDDIKNSAERIDIEVVSGSINLGLDGVDKPVKLIGRRKKRSNSREFFGYRFTRFEEIGNKIIAYTDDYVNDESSLIINVESSFGSVNID
- a CDS encoding methylated-DNA--[protein]-cysteine S-methyltransferase, with the translated sequence MDFVIKTAIGNLKITCEDSQIIKIEMTGENENKNLNRAQIEIKNKFTDYFKGQGLLDDLLIKIKATPFREKVYKELLLVPYGQTVTYKDLAMRINNPKAARAVGSAMKNNPLPFVIPCHRVVGTNNPGAYAYGADLKYFLLNMEKANAHKFNL
- a CDS encoding tyrosine phenol-lyase → MSYLDLSKYPAEPFKIKSVEPVKMISKEERIKAIKEAGYNTFNLKSEDVYIDLLTDSGTNAMSDKQWAGLMIGDEAYAGSRNWLYLEETVKEIFGFKHVVPTHQGRGAENLLSHIAIKPGQYVAGNMYFTTTRFHQEANGGIFVDIIKDVAHDAAANVPFKGDIDLGKLENLIKEKGPENIAYVCLAVTVNLAGGQPVSMKNMREVHEMCSKHGIKVFFDATRCVENAYYIKEQEEGYADKTIKEIVHEMFSYSDGATMSGKKDGIVNIGGFLAINDDELFGKAKEIVVVYEGMPSYGGMAGRDMQAFAVGLRESLQFEYIEHRIKQVRYLGDRLKEAGVPIVEPVGGHAVFLDARRFCPHLEQEQFPAQSLAASIYVEGGVRSMERGIVSAGRDNKTGENHKPKLETVRLTIPRRVYTYAHMDVVADTVIHLYKHKQDIKPLKFVYEPAQLRFFTAKFDIDE